A region of the Nitrospinota bacterium genome:
ATACGATCCAGAAAAGGCAAAAAAACTCCTTAAAGAGGCAGGATGGATTGACAGAGATGAAGACGGGATTTTAGATAAGAATGGAAAGCCTTTTCGGTTTACCCTCATAACCAACAATGGGAATGAACTCAGGAAAAATGTTGCTGTCCTTGTTCAAAGGCAGTTAAAAAAGATCGGCATCGATGTTGAGATATCCCTTTTTGAGTGGGCGGTCTTTATTAGAGACAAGATTAATGCCAGAGATTTTGATGCCTGTGTTCTGGGATGGGGTTTGAGCCTTGACCCAGATATATATGAGCTTTGGCATTCAAGCCAGACAGATAAAGGATTTAATTTTATAGGATACAAAAATCCTCTTGTAGACAGGCTCATAGAAGAAGGAAGAACAGAATATGACAGGGAAAAGAGGAAAGAGATATATTTTAAGATCCATGAACTGATTAACCGTGACCAGCCCTATATATTTTTATATGTCGGAGAAGGCTCTTCTACCCTTCACCATGGAGCTTTCAAGATAAAAAGGATAGACCCTTCAGGGAGAGAGATGATTGAAGATATCAAGATGACCAAAAATGGTCTCCTCTATTTTTTAAACTATTGGTTCAGGACAGGTCCTATGATTACTTCATGAGTAAGAGGCTTTATTTATGCTGATTTATACAATAAGAAGAATTATCCAATCAATACCTGTTATTTTTGGGATAACCGTTATCACCTTTCTTATGGTGCATATAGCTCCGGGGTCTCCCATAGGCCAAGCCCTGGACCCAAAGGTTCCTCAAAAGGTTGTTGAACAGTGGGAAAAGAACTTCCATCTTGATAAACCCTATCATGTTCAGTATGGAATGTGGCTAAAAGACCTCTTCTCTGGAGAGTTGAAGTCTTTTAAGGATGGCAGACCCGTATTGAAAAAGATATTTGAGAGACTCCCAGCCACTATTCTCCTAAATATCGTTTCTACCATAATCATATTTTCGATTGCCATCCCTTTAGGGATATTCTCTGCTACGAAACAGTACTCCCTTGCAGACCATACAGCTACTTTTTTTGCCTTTGTGGGGATTTCAATGCCCAGCTTCTGGTTGGCCTACATGTTAATTCTCCTCGTTGTTCAGGTATTTGGATGGCCTGTGCTTGGCGCGAGAACCTTCGGGTTAGTCGAGTTGAGTATGACAGCTAATTTATTTGATAGGGCATGGCATCTCTTTTTCCCCTCTTTAATTCTGGCAGTTGGAGGAATTGCCTCTCTTTCCAGATACATGAGGGGAAGCATGCTGGAGGTCTCAAGGCAAGATTATATTACAACGGCAAGGGCAAAGGGTCTGAGTGAAGAGGATGTAAAATATCGCCATGCCTTGCGAAATGCCCTTCTTCCTATCATTACCATATTTGGCCTCTTAATCCCAAGCCTTATTGGAGGTTCTGTAATTATTGAATCCATCTTTGCCTGGCCAGGAATAGGACAGCTCAGCTATCAATCGGTATTATCTAGAGATTATCCAACAATAATGACATTAAATTCTATTGCAGCGGTCTTGGTATTGTTAGGCAATCTCATTGCAGACCTTCTTTATGCATGGGTCGACCCAAGGATACAACTATGAATAATAAAGACGAAAAAAAATACAGCCCTTTGAATGAATTCAAAAAACAGTTTGTAAGAAACAGAATGGCTATATGGGGGATGTATTTTATCATCTTTTTATTTATTGTAGCCTTTTTATTTTGGGCGCTTTCCACAAAAGGATTTTATTTTCCTTATGATCCAAATGCTACGAATCTCTCGGCAAAATTACAGGGTCCTTCATGGGAATACCCCTTTGGCACAGATCAGCTAGGTCGCGATGTTCTTTCAAGAATGCTTCATGGGGCGAGGATATCATTGCTAGTTGGATTCGTGGCTGTAGGAATATCCATTACCATAGGTATACTTGTAGGAAGCCTTGCTGGTTTTTTTGGTGGCTGGGTAGACAGCCTTTTAATGAGGTTTGTTGATGTCGTTATCTCCTTCCCAAGCTTTTTCTTGATCTTAACTGTTGTTGCGCTCTTAAAACCGAGTTTCTGGAATGTGATGATCGTTATCGGTCTTACAGGATGGACAGGGACAGCAAGGTTTGTCAGGGCAGAATTTTTATCCCTCAAAGAGAGGGATTTTATACAGGCAACAAAAGCCTTAGGAGCAAAAAGTCCAAGAATAATATTTCTCCATATGCTTCCCAATGCCATGGCTCCTGTACTCGTATCTGCCACCCTAGGAATTGCTGGGGCCATATTAACAGAAGCAGGTCTTAGTTTTTTAGGATTTGGTGTGCAGCCTCCCCAGCCAACATGGGGAAATATATTATCTGAAGGAAGGCTTTACATATTTGACGCCTGGTGGCTGACCGTATTTCCAGGTTTTGCTATCCTCATAACCGTCCTTGCCTTTAACCTCTTTGGAGAGGGGCTTCGGGATGCCCTTGATCCAAGGCTAAAGATATAATGAAGAGATTTGTTATTTATCAAATCAATCAGGATTTACTACATCTAAAATCTTATAACCTATGAGGAACAACCTTAATACTAAACTTCTTAGATAAGGCCTCCCTCACACGTTTATATTCTGCCTTTGAATCATTAACTTCGTCTTCCATGTTAGGGGGTATGGGCTGATAATTTTTTTCGCTCGAAACAGTTCCGTATGTTGACTGTGCGGAGAAACTCAGTTTTAAAGAACCATCATCCCTAGGGTTAATAACTACCTGCGTGCGCATATTCAAAGGGATACTGAGGGCTCCCTTATCGATGACAAACTTATGCCAGTCTGTCTTAAGTTCACCCATTTCGTAGTTAACAGATTTTATAGGATATCCGAGCTCAGACAGGATTTCTCCGGCCTCTTTTAGAGGTTTTTTCGCAGAAACCGGATAGAGTGCGAAATTATCAAATTGGTATGGTGGATTGGATAAACATGAGATAAATAGTAGCGCACAGAAAATACAAAGACTCAGCTGCTTCATTTTAAACTCCTCTTATAAAAGTTTTTATTGATGTCAAAGCGGTTGCCCAAGCGAAACAAAGATTAACAGATACCAAGTTTCTGATTAGTTGTCAATGTTTTATAGCCAAAATCGCTAAAAAAATTTTTGATTTTGAGAATTTCATTCCTTCCTTTTCGGTGCCGCTACTCGAGATGACTACTGCGGAGTTTATGACTTCCTTCAGTTTTGCGAGAGATGCCGCGCACGAGCCCTCGCTTACACCAAAGATCTGATTGCCGGCGATCCGGGCTGTATCTACAACCTCCACGAATGGGAAGAGATATCAGAACAGGCTTTTCGGGTTGATGAATCCGAAGCAGAGAGGAAACGCCGGTGCAAAAAGAAAGAGTCGCATTTGGCAAGGGCTTCGGGATACCCTCTACGCGGGATTACAGACCCGTTCATTTTTTGCTTACCCAAAAAAGGACGCCCCTCTGATTTTCTTAACGGTATATAACAGCGTCGGTTCGTCCTTTTCTTGTTCGTCCAAGAAAAAGACGTAAAAAAGAAGGACGCCCCCAGTTGCTTTTTTTATGGTTTTCTCGCTTGGTTGGTGAATGGCTGAAAGGGGGAGAGGGATTATGTCCTGCAAAGAAAGTTCTGATAAATAATTTTTAACAGACTAAAAGAGACGAAGATGAAACCAGTTGAATTCGCTTTTAAATACCGGCAGTGTCAGGGATATCTCGGACAAGGATATGAGAATCACAATAAGAAGAACGACAAAAAGAGGGTGACAGTACCTGTTTATTTTCAAGAACAGCGTTCTTATCCCGTAGATATAAAGAATGAGAAAAGGTATGATAACTCCTGATATCAGGCGGCCCGATAAAAAATAGGGTAATTCCCTTGTGGGATAGAAGCTTTTGCCGAAATCGAAACGAATCGAGAGAAAGGCGAGAAAAAGAACAGAGACCAGTAAGGCAAAAAAGCTCATAAAGAGAACAAAGCGTTTTTCATATTGCTCTTCTCTTTTCTTTGAGAAAAGCGAATAGAGAGATACAGAGAGAAAAAGGAATGTAGTGAACACATAGAGAATATCTGACCAGCGATATGCCAGTGCCTCTCCGTGCCAGTCAAACTCCCCCCGCCAGAAGCTCTTTGTCAGCTCGGCAAGGAAAAAAGACAGTCCCTTCAGGGTGAAAATCGGATGATTCCACATCTCACCAAAAGGCTTTGGAGTCCAGCCCAAATATTTTATGAACTCGTTATTTTGCATGAGACCGCCAAAAACAAGATAGTTTCTTAGAAACAAAATCCCGACCGGTATACCGATACATAAAAGAAGAATAATGAACCGGGAAAGGTATTCTCTGAATCTTTTCGCAACGAGCAGTCTTTTTCCTTTAAGAAATATGATAACGAAAAAAAGAACAGGCAAAGCAATATTGGAAATCTTGGACATAAATGCCGCGGCAACAGACAAGCCGGCAATGGCATGATAAAGAGACGACCTCTCTTTAAAATAGATCTGGATAAGAAGGAAAAAAGCGAGTCCGCAAAAGAGAGCGGAAAAGGTATCGTTCGTAACGGCATAGAAAAGATCCTGCGGGAAAAAGGCTAGGATAAGGGGGACTCCCATCCACATCAAAGGCTCGTCAGGGAAGAACTCTTTAGCCGTGATCCAGGAAAGCCAGATGAGAAGAGCAAAGACAGGGATATTCAGAAAACGCAGCCAGTAGAGAAGGTATCCCCCTTCCATGCCGACAGCTTTTCCTATTTTGAACCACTGTGCCTCAAGAAAATACGGAAGCGGGAAAGCCGAGGCCTCGTGGTTTTGTTGCCTCTCCCAATATTTAGCCCGGGACGAGAAATAACGCGATTCTGTTACAAAAGGATAGTTCCAGATAGGAGGAGGAAACTGTCCCCCGCGAAACTTTTCAGGCTTGTGTAGATATTCCCTTGTTTCATACAAAATGATAAGTTTTATACTGCCTGGACTGTAGTCTACCTCCTCTTTTTTAGGAATTTCTCCTATGGAATATTTATAAACCATATCGAAATGAAGCTGTTCGTCTACGTTGTTGAAGAAAGGAAACGCTGCGTTGAAAAGAAAAATCCGAACTGCAGCAAGAATAACAAGTAAAATAATAATATGTTTCTCATGATTCATTATGAATGTTTCTGCTGAGTTTTTAGCTGAATGAAGAGCATTCATTGTTGATCACTCGCCGCTTTCTAGAGTATTTTCTTTTAATATAACACAGAAGGCTTTTATGAAAAGCAAAAAGTGAAATAGCAAAAAAGCTCATGATAGAATCCTATTCTATTTTTGCCAACTTATTTGATAAACTACGACCTCCACTTATTGACAAATCCTTACATAATTTTTCATATTGACATAAAAAGACTAATCCATTATAAATAAATCAATTTCAAACCTTAAATGCCGAAGTGGTGGAACTGGTAGACACGCCATCTTGAGGGGGTGGTGGGGAGACCCGTGGGGGTTCGAGTCCCCCCTTCGGCACCAATAATTAAGACAATCTAAGGAACCTTTCAAATGCTTTCTTCCACAGGCCGCTCTGTTGTCATGGCGAAAAAGGGGATGGCGGCAACAAGCCAGCCCCTTGCAGTCCAGGCAGGGATTCAGATTCTCCAGCAAGGAGGAAATGCCATTGATGCTTCGATTTGTAGCGCTGCGGCAATGAATGTTGTTGAGCCTATGGCAACAGGAATCGGCGGAGACCTTTATATGCTGATCTACCTCTCAAGGACAAAGGAGCTCAAGGGACTTAATGGAACGGGCCGTGCTCCCTATGAAGCTACGAGGGACTATTTTATTAAAAAAGGGCTTGATAAGGTTCCCAATCACGGCATGCTGGCTATTTCTGTTCCGGGTACTGTAGATGCCTGGGCGTTGGCGTTAGAAAAATATGGAACCATGAGCCTTGCTAAGGTTTTTGAGCCTGCCATCCATTATGCTGAAGAAGGGTTTCCAGTAACCGAGATTATTGCACAGGAATGGAAGGAAAACGAAGAGCTCCTCTTAAAGCATCCTGATTCCAAGAAGACCTATCTTAAGGATGGCAAGGCGCCTTCTGCTGGAGAGATCTTTGTTCAAAAAGACCTTGCCCATACCTTAAAGAAGATTGCCAAGCACGGACCTGAAATCTTTTATAAGGGTGAGATAGCCGAGGCGATCGTTAAATTCTCCGAGAAGAATGGAGGACTTCTTTCCCTAAAGGATTTTCAGGATCACACCTCAACATGGGTTGAGCCGGTAAAGACAAATTACAGGGGATTCGATATCTATGAGATCTCTGCCAATACTCAGGGATTAACCCCTCTTATGATGCTCAATATCATCGAAGGATTTGATCTGAAATCACTTGGTCACAACTCTGCTGAATTCCTCCATATCCTCATAGAGGCCAAGAAGCTTGCCTTTGCAGACAGGAATAAATATATTGCAGACCCTGAATTTGCCGATATACCTGAGAAGTGGCTCTTATCAAAGGAATATGCTGAGGAGAGAAGAAGGTTGATAGATACAAAAAGGGGTTCAGAAGGATTTGAACCAGGCATTCCCCCATCCAAAGATACGATTTATCTTACAGTTGTGGATAGGGAAGGTAACGTCGTATCCTATATAAACAGTCTCTTTCAAAAATTTGGCTCTGGTGTAACTGTAGGCGGGACAGGCATATGCCTTCAGGCAAGGGCATCTGGATTCACTTTAGAAGAGGGCCATTTTAACTGCATTGAGCCGCATAAGAGACCCTTTCACACCAATATACCGGCCATGATGTTTAAAGATGGCAAGCCCTATATGTCCTTTGGTGTGATGGGTGCAGATATGCAGCCTCAAGGTCATGTTCAGGTCGTCATAAATAATGTCGATTTCAATATGAATGCACAGGAGGCGGTTGATGCAGCACGATTTCGTCATATAAAAGGGAAAAAGGTATGCCTTGAGGATGCTATTCTTGAAGAGACAAGGAAAGAATTAATCAAAATGGGGCATGAGATTATTCCTGCTGAACAAACAGGTCTTGGCGGATTTGGTGGGGCCCAAGCCATTATCATTGATCCGAAAAGTAATGTTCTTCTTGGAGGCTCGGACTACAGAAAAGACGGCTGTGCAATTGGATACTAAGAAGAGGTTATTTATAATGATGTTTAAAATTCTTACTTGTTTTATTATTTTGTCTTTTTTATCCCCATTATCTTTTGCAACAGATGAGAAGGACTGGGAGAATCTCTGTCCTAACCCTGACATTTTTTACTGTAAAAACGTAGAGAAAACAGCATATCATGGTTCAGACAGTCCGCCTCATCTTAGAGGAAGACAACTTGGTAAAATTATTGGAGTAGCATGGATACCAAAGGGAACCATCATTGGTTATGAAAAGCCAATCACAGAAGCTGGGATACCGAGGAAAGCCCTTCTATCACCAAGGAGTGCTTTTTACTATATTATTGTTGATGATGTCTGGAAGAAAGAATTTCTTCGTCCCTGTTTGGAAATTGAGGTTGAGAAAGTTAAGACCGGCAATGAACTAGAAATTTTATTTCAGAATAAATCATCAGAATAGCTGGTGAATGTTATTGCAGAACTGCAAAAAATTCAAAGCATTTTGGCTAACGATATCGATAACGTCTTGACAAACTGATAAGTCAGTGATATTTAATCATATTCTTAAAAGTGTGTTCTTAAAAACATTGAGGAGAGATAAATATGAATAAACCAGTAGGAATAGTTATTGGAAGCGAATCTGATCTCCCTGTAATAAAGGAAACCACAAAGATATTAGATTTTTTTAAAATAGGATATGACTTGACAATCTCTTCTGCTCATAGGTCTCCTAAGAGAACTATTGACTATGCACGAAATGCTAAAAAGAGAGGGTTCAAAATACTTATTATAGGTGCTGGAGCAGCAGCCCATCTCGCAGGTTTTATTGCAGCGGAGACAACCCTTCCTGTAATCGGCATACCGATTGATTCCTCACCGCTTCAGGGCTTTGATTCTTTGCTATCCACGGTTCAGATGCCTGGTGGTGTCCCTGTTGCTTCTATGTCTGTAGGAAAGGCGGGTGCAAAAAACGCAGGTATATTTGCTGCACAGATACTTTCTCTTAGGGATCCCAAAATAGCGGAAAGGCTTAAGAAGTATAAAAAGAAATTGGCTAAAGAAGTAGAGTTGAAAGCAAATAGCCTAAAACCCAAGTAAAAAGCATGAGCCGAATATTAAAAGTTGAATCAGATCTAAATAAAGATCTTGATGCAATTGAGCAAGGCGTAGAAGTGATTGTGAAAGGAGGAATTGTAGCCTATCCTACTGAGACTTACTATGGACTCGGAGCAAATGCCTATGATGAAAAAGCTGTAAAGAAGATATTTGAAATCAAAGGGAGATCATTAAAAAAACCAATTTTGGTAATCATTGGAGATAGAGATCAGCTTTTCGAACTGATAGAAAGACCCCCTTTACATTTAGAAAAATTGATTGATAGATTTTGGCCTGGTCCCTTGACGATTGTATTGAGAGCATCCCCTAAATTGCCAGATATCTTATTGGGTGACACGGGAAAGATTGGTATCCGAATTTCTAGCCATATTGTAGCAAGAAATCTATCGCTGAGAGCCAATTTTCCTATAACATCAACCAGTGCAAATATATCAGGAAAACAAATTCTTACTAATGCCTTAGATATAATGAGGGAATGGGGAAACCGAATAGACCTCATTTTAGATGGGGGGACGTTAAAGAATAGCCGGGGATCAACTATTATTGATATAAGCGAGAATCATTTGTTATTAATCAGAGAAGGCGACATCTCTTTTAAGGATATAGAAGATGTCCTCCATTAGTCTTTTTCTAAGAACTTTAATTTCCCCTCGGCAAGTTTTGCTTCTGCAGTAAGAGGAAAACTTTTTATTAAATCTTTCAATTGCTCCTTAGCATCGTTTGTTCTCTTTAGTTCAATATAGCTATAAGCTTTTTTTAAGAGAGCACTGGGGACTTTATTACTTTTTGGATAATTGTTAATTAATTTATCAAATTCCTCTAAAGCCTTTCCAAAATCTTTTAGACTATAATAAGATTCTCCAATCCAATATTGAGCATTTCCTGCCATTTCAGAACCGGAAAACTTTTTTAAATATTCCTGGAAACCAGATATGGCAAGGTCATAATTACCCTTCAGATAATCATTATAAGAGGTTCGATATATGTCAGCAGGGTCTAAAATAGCAATAACGTCCTTGCCTGCCTTATCTTCTGGTATTTGAGATCTTGAATCTTTGATTTGATGGGATAGTCTCACCTGTATCAGATCAATCTCTTGTGAAAGCTGTGTTATTCTAAAATTAAATTCGTCCAATTTAGAATTAAAGACCTGATTATTTTCTGTGAGTTCTCCGATATCAGCCTTTATGTCTGCTTGGTTCTTCTTTATGGCTTCTAGATCCCGCCTTATTTTCGTAATCTCACTCTTGGACTCTGAAGTTTTCGTCATATCAACGCTGGTCTGTAGAGACTTTAACTGATGTTTAATCGTTAAGAGATCATTTTGTATACTCACAGAGTCTTCTGTTGGAACACATCCTACTAAAAATAAGGTTAGAATAATAATGCATGAAATTTTATAAATTTCAAATTTTCTTTTTATCAGGATCTTTTCCTTTTCTTGATTAGAGCGGAAGAGGACCTTAACAAAGGTTAAGGTCCTCAACAGATAATAATCCTTTTCACTTTTGTATTGTAAAATGAGCTCTTCTATTTTTAGCCCATGCGTCTTCATCATGACCTAATTCAAAGGGCCTTTCTTCGCCATAGCTTATTGTAAAGATGCGAGAAGGGTCTATTCCAAGAGCTGCGAGATAATTTCGAGTGCTTAACGCCCTTCTTTCTCCAAGGGCTAGATTATATTCAATTGTTCCCCTTTCGTCACAATGGCCTTCGATCATCACCTTCACATTTGGATTCTCTTTGAGCCACTCAGCATTCCTTTCCAGCATCTCTTTTGACTCATCAGTTATACGAGATTTATCAAAATCAAAGAAAATATCGTTGATATTTGCACTAAATTCAAACTCTAGACCTCTGGCAGTGGCCTCTACAGGAAGTTCTTTCACTTCTACTACCTTTATCTCTGGCTTTTCTTCTGGGACAGGTGGAGGAGGTGGTGTGGGTTTTACTTCAGGTGCAGGAGCTGGTGGAGGAGCAATAGGGGCTTTTTTAGCACATCCAGTAAAGACCCCCAGTAATATGATAATTCCAAAAATAATCGAATAACGTGTAAAAGTCCTCATCAAAGATATCACCTCCTTTCTTATGTTTAATCAGTTCTGGGTCCCCAAGCAGGATTATATCCCCCTCCTTTGAGGGATGTCAATGCCTTTTGATTGGTACCATTCGCATTCATAAAAAATATTTGAACTTTACCTTTTCTGGTTGAGCTAAATGCTATTAATCTGCCATCTGGTGACCATACTGGACTTTCATTACTTCTTGAATGAGATGTTAACTGACGTATACTTCTTCCATCAACACTCATAACATATATATTAAATAAACCCTCTCTTTTGGAGACAAATGCAATTTTATCTCCTTTAGGAGACCACGCAGGTTGGTCATTAAAACTTCCCTCATAAGTCAGTCGTCTTAAATTGGTCCCTTCAGAATCCATAACGTATATTTGTGGACTCCCACTTCTATCAGAGGTAAAGGCAATCTGTCTTCCATTAGGTGACCAGCAGGGAGAAGAATCGATGGCTCTGTTATTGGTCAGTCTTTGTAAGTTACTCCCATCACTATTCATTGTATAAATTTCAGGATTCCCATCTTTACTAAGAACAAGAGACAACTTTTTACCATCAGGTGACCACGCAGGAGATATATTGAGACCAGGATAAAGAGAAAAAGGCTTTTCATCTCCTTTTGTGAGATCTTTAATATAAAGATCCGGATTGTTGTCTCTGTAAAAGGTAAAAAGAATTTTTTTCCCATCAGGTGACCATTCTGGAGATAATAATAGAGAACGACCTCCTGTTATACGCTGGATATTATATCCGTCATAATCCATAATATATATTTCTTTATGACCTTCGTATTTTGATTCAAGGGCAATCTTCGTTTGAGCTATTCCTTTTTCTCCTGTGAACCGATAAACAATTTCATCAGAAAATCTATGAATCATTTTTCTCAAGGTCTCCTTTGACCCAGAATATTTTTTCCCCGTTATCTGTTTTCCTCTGATAACATCAAATAATCGAGATTCAATTGTCAGGCTATTGTCCTGGATAGAATAGCTTCCTTTTACCAACGCATCAGCTCCCAATAGAGACCACTCCTTAAAAACAATCCTTCCTTCTTTATTGTCGATATCACTAATCTCTTTGAGGAATTGGGGATTTTCAATAAGATTAAAAAATCCATATACTTTCAGGTCATCTTTAAGTATATCTGCCATTGTTTTTGATAGGTGTTTTGCTTTATCAGACACATTTTCTGGAGAGAAGTCTGGAACGGCAATCTCTATCTTTTTTCCACCTCTTCGGTAAATATCCAAATATACTTCTGTTTGAGCATAGGTTGAGGTAAGAGAGCCTAAACAGAAAAAAGTCAAAAAAAAGAACAAAAAACCTTTTTTCATCGATAACTATCCTTTATTGGTTTGTTTAAAACCCATATGGACTCCTAAAAATTCCTCTTCGAATTCCAAAGGTAGCGGAGGAAGTGGATTTGCCAAGATGACTGCTCTGAGGGCAGATTGATCATAGAATGATACACCCGAGCTTTTTTCAACATGAGGGCTAACGATCTCCCCATTTTTTAAGATCTTAAAAAATATGACAACACTATTCAGTTTTCCAGATACTGAATCTTCTTCAAGAGGCGGATTC
Encoded here:
- a CDS encoding ABC transporter permease, which produces MLIYTIRRIIQSIPVIFGITVITFLMVHIAPGSPIGQALDPKVPQKVVEQWEKNFHLDKPYHVQYGMWLKDLFSGELKSFKDGRPVLKKIFERLPATILLNIVSTIIIFSIAIPLGIFSATKQYSLADHTATFFAFVGISMPSFWLAYMLILLVVQVFGWPVLGARTFGLVELSMTANLFDRAWHLFFPSLILAVGGIASLSRYMRGSMLEVSRQDYITTARAKGLSEEDVKYRHALRNALLPIITIFGLLIPSLIGGSVIIESIFAWPGIGQLSYQSVLSRDYPTIMTLNSIAAVLVLLGNLIADLLYAWVDPRIQL
- a CDS encoding ABC transporter permease, translated to MNNKDEKKYSPLNEFKKQFVRNRMAIWGMYFIIFLFIVAFLFWALSTKGFYFPYDPNATNLSAKLQGPSWEYPFGTDQLGRDVLSRMLHGARISLLVGFVAVGISITIGILVGSLAGFFGGWVDSLLMRFVDVVISFPSFFLILTVVALLKPSFWNVMIVIGLTGWTGTARFVRAEFLSLKERDFIQATKALGAKSPRIIFLHMLPNAMAPVLVSATLGIAGAILTEAGLSFLGFGVQPPQPTWGNILSEGRLYIFDAWWLTVFPGFAILITVLAFNLFGEGLRDALDPRLKI
- the ggt gene encoding gamma-glutamyltransferase, encoding MLSSTGRSVVMAKKGMAATSQPLAVQAGIQILQQGGNAIDASICSAAAMNVVEPMATGIGGDLYMLIYLSRTKELKGLNGTGRAPYEATRDYFIKKGLDKVPNHGMLAISVPGTVDAWALALEKYGTMSLAKVFEPAIHYAEEGFPVTEIIAQEWKENEELLLKHPDSKKTYLKDGKAPSAGEIFVQKDLAHTLKKIAKHGPEIFYKGEIAEAIVKFSEKNGGLLSLKDFQDHTSTWVEPVKTNYRGFDIYEISANTQGLTPLMMLNIIEGFDLKSLGHNSAEFLHILIEAKKLAFADRNKYIADPEFADIPEKWLLSKEYAEERRRLIDTKRGSEGFEPGIPPSKDTIYLTVVDREGNVVSYINSLFQKFGSGVTVGGTGICLQARASGFTLEEGHFNCIEPHKRPFHTNIPAMMFKDGKPYMSFGVMGADMQPQGHVQVVINNVDFNMNAQEAVDAARFRHIKGKKVCLEDAILEETRKELIKMGHEIIPAEQTGLGGFGGAQAIIIDPKSNVLLGGSDYRKDGCAIGY
- the purE gene encoding 5-(carboxyamino)imidazole ribonucleotide mutase, which produces MNKPVGIVIGSESDLPVIKETTKILDFFKIGYDLTISSAHRSPKRTIDYARNAKKRGFKILIIGAGAAAHLAGFIAAETTLPVIGIPIDSSPLQGFDSLLSTVQMPGGVPVASMSVGKAGAKNAGIFAAQILSLRDPKIAERLKKYKKKLAKEVELKANSLKPK
- a CDS encoding L-threonylcarbamoyladenylate synthase, with protein sequence MSRILKVESDLNKDLDAIEQGVEVIVKGGIVAYPTETYYGLGANAYDEKAVKKIFEIKGRSLKKPILVIIGDRDQLFELIERPPLHLEKLIDRFWPGPLTIVLRASPKLPDILLGDTGKIGIRISSHIVARNLSLRANFPITSTSANISGKQILTNALDIMREWGNRIDLILDGGTLKNSRGSTIIDISENHLLLIREGDISFKDIEDVLH
- the ybgF gene encoding tol-pal system protein YbgF; the protein is MMKTHGLKIEELILQYKSEKDYYLLRTLTFVKVLFRSNQEKEKILIKRKFEIYKISCIIILTLFLVGCVPTEDSVSIQNDLLTIKHQLKSLQTSVDMTKTSESKSEITKIRRDLEAIKKNQADIKADIGELTENNQVFNSKLDEFNFRITQLSQEIDLIQVRLSHQIKDSRSQIPEDKAGKDVIAILDPADIYRTSYNDYLKGNYDLAISGFQEYLKKFSGSEMAGNAQYWIGESYYSLKDFGKALEEFDKLINNYPKSNKVPSALLKKAYSYIELKRTNDAKEQLKDLIKSFPLTAEAKLAEGKLKFLEKD
- the pal gene encoding peptidoglycan-associated lipoprotein Pal, coding for MRTFTRYSIIFGIIILLGVFTGCAKKAPIAPPPAPAPEVKPTPPPPPVPEEKPEIKVVEVKELPVEATARGLEFEFSANINDIFFDFDKSRITDESKEMLERNAEWLKENPNVKVMIEGHCDERGTIEYNLALGERRALSTRNYLAALGIDPSRIFTISYGEERPFELGHDEDAWAKNRRAHFTIQK
- the tolB gene encoding Tol-Pal system beta propeller repeat protein TolB yields the protein MKKGFLFFFLTFFCLGSLTSTYAQTEVYLDIYRRGGKKIEIAVPDFSPENVSDKAKHLSKTMADILKDDLKVYGFFNLIENPQFLKEISDIDNKEGRIVFKEWSLLGADALVKGSYSIQDNSLTIESRLFDVIRGKQITGKKYSGSKETLRKMIHRFSDEIVYRFTGEKGIAQTKIALESKYEGHKEIYIMDYDGYNIQRITGGRSLLLSPEWSPDGKKILFTFYRDNNPDLYIKDLTKGDEKPFSLYPGLNISPAWSPDGKKLSLVLSKDGNPEIYTMNSDGSNLQRLTNNRAIDSSPCWSPNGRQIAFTSDRSGSPQIYVMDSEGTNLRRLTYEGSFNDQPAWSPKGDKIAFVSKREGLFNIYVMSVDGRSIRQLTSHSRSNESPVWSPDGRLIAFSSTRKGKVQIFFMNANGTNQKALTSLKGGGYNPAWGPRTD